In one window of Candidatus Rokuibacteriota bacterium DNA:
- a CDS encoding LysR family transcriptional regulator, which produces MTLRQLESFLAVARARSFRKAAGTVALSQPALSQQIKELEGEVALPLFDRLGRTIRLTEAGRLLEEHAQRILAVVQGAQEALSELRGLERGMLVLGGSTTPGLYVLPWLLGRFKARHPKIDVALRIANTREIEERVRAGEVDLGMVGGHLPEFKETCVEASLVDRIVLIVPPRHRWAARRTVAPERLNEECLLTREEGSATRRVAEAALERAGLRLEACLELGHTEAIKQGVRAGLGVALVSQYAVRNEVASGQLRALGLRGLPIERHFHVIRHEARALGPSARAFLEFLQRDRPLGRLARLGRRSRPAGGKSG; this is translated from the coding sequence ATGACTCTGCGGCAGCTGGAGAGCTTCCTCGCGGTGGCGCGCGCCCGCAGCTTCCGCAAGGCGGCCGGGACCGTGGCGCTCAGCCAGCCCGCGCTCTCCCAGCAGATCAAGGAGCTGGAAGGGGAAGTCGCCCTGCCGCTCTTCGACCGTCTCGGCCGGACGATCCGCCTCACCGAGGCGGGACGGCTCCTGGAGGAGCACGCCCAGCGCATCCTCGCGGTGGTGCAGGGGGCGCAGGAGGCCTTGAGCGAGCTGCGCGGACTCGAGCGCGGCATGCTCGTCCTCGGCGGGAGCACGACGCCCGGCCTCTACGTGCTGCCATGGCTCCTCGGCCGCTTCAAGGCCCGCCACCCCAAGATCGACGTGGCGCTCCGCATCGCCAACACCCGGGAGATCGAGGAGCGCGTGCGGGCGGGCGAGGTGGACCTCGGGATGGTGGGTGGCCACCTGCCGGAGTTCAAGGAGACGTGCGTGGAGGCCAGCCTCGTGGACCGCATCGTGCTGATCGTGCCTCCGCGTCATCGCTGGGCGGCCAGGCGCACGGTCGCGCCGGAGCGGCTCAACGAGGAATGCCTCCTCACCCGCGAGGAAGGCTCGGCGACGCGCCGGGTGGCAGAGGCGGCGCTGGAGCGCGCGGGCCTCCGCCTCGAGGCCTGTCTCGAGCTCGGGCACACCGAGGCCATCAAGCAGGGGGTGCGGGCGGGGCTCGGGGTGGCCCTGGTGTCCCAGTACGCCGTCCGCAACGAGGTGGCGAGCGGTCAGCTCCGGGCGCTCGGGCTGCGCGGGCTACCCATCGAGCGCCACTTCCATGTGATCCGTCACGAGGCCCGGGCGCTCGGCCCGTCGGCCAGGGCCTTCCTCGAGTTCCTCCAGCGGGACCGCCCGCTCGGGCGGCTGGCGCGGCTCGGCCGCCGGTCCCGTCCGGCGGGAGGCAAGTCCGGGTGA
- the purE gene encoding 5-(carboxyamino)imidazole ribonucleotide mutase, with amino-acid sequence MPPLVGLIMGSRSDWKTVVHAADTLDALAVPFEVRVLSAHRTPDALSEYAQSAERRGLEVIIAAAGGAAHLAGVTAARTTLPVLGIPVESRALRGLDSLLSTVQMPAGIPVGTLAIGRAGAVNAALLAVAILANKHPKFREALRQYREGRAHEILDNPDPRAPARPQPGPDR; translated from the coding sequence ATGCCACCTCTCGTGGGCCTCATCATGGGCTCCAGGTCGGACTGGAAGACGGTGGTCCACGCCGCCGACACCCTCGACGCGCTCGCCGTGCCTTTCGAGGTGCGGGTGCTCTCGGCCCACCGCACCCCTGACGCACTCTCCGAATACGCGCAATCGGCGGAGCGCCGGGGGCTCGAGGTGATCATCGCCGCGGCGGGGGGCGCCGCGCACCTGGCGGGGGTCACTGCCGCCAGGACCACCTTGCCCGTGCTCGGCATCCCCGTCGAGTCCAGGGCGCTCAGGGGGCTGGACTCGCTTCTCTCCACGGTCCAGATGCCGGCGGGCATCCCGGTGGGCACCCTCGCCATCGGCAGGGCCGGCGCCGTCAACGCGGCTCTCCTGGCCGTCGCCATCCTCGCCAACAAGCACCCGAAGTTCCGCGAGGCGCTCCGCCAGTACCGCGAGGGCCGCGCTCACGAGATCCTCGACAACCCCGACCCCCGCGCCCCGGCCCGCCCACAGCCCGGCCCCGACCGGTAG
- a CDS encoding FAD-dependent oxidoreductase, with product MAAFPRLFAPGRIGRLALRNRILMAPMEKNLATAAGAVTQRYIDYVEARAAGGAALILLESMYAHPAGRNHLYQLGIHDDALVPGYRRLVDACHRHGALVGAELQFAGRETSAAVTGTQPVAPSPVPCMTLAGGEMPRALTVAEIAAIVTDFAAAARRAVAAGFDAIEVHGAHGYLIGQFLSPYANRRDDEYGGDFERRLRFPLEVIVAIREAAGPELPLLYRLSAEEHVEGGLTLADLCTIAPRLEAAGIDALDVSSGIYESAVWMVQPMEMPQGCLAPLAREIRRAVTIPVSVAGRISDAHVAERILDSGDADFVTLGRALHADPEMPRKSREGREREICYCVACLKCSDLLGQNQPVLCLANTRTAREREYAPRPAARPERVVVVGAGPAGLEAARVLALRGHAVTVIERAGEPGGQLLLSRRVPKREELAGLAAYLADAALRAGAELRLGVEATVEIVLAERPDAVVVATGARPGLPPIAGIVDSPAVDPFDVLRRPGGPVRRALVIGGGLLGVGVAHVLAERGADVVITEPGGELAAEIGLRPRWQHVANLRARPNVTVRLGTTVESLSANGARLRRQAEAETEALEKIDLVVPARPMLPVTALGDALKALPAGPAVFDIGDCVLPRTAFEAMQEGAALGHRL from the coding sequence ATGGCCGCCTTCCCCCGCCTCTTCGCGCCGGGCCGGATCGGGCGCCTGGCGCTCCGGAACCGCATCCTCATGGCGCCGATGGAGAAGAACCTCGCGACGGCAGCGGGCGCCGTCACCCAGCGCTACATCGATTATGTCGAGGCGCGCGCCGCCGGCGGCGCCGCCCTCATCCTGCTCGAGTCCATGTACGCGCACCCGGCCGGCCGGAACCACCTCTATCAGCTGGGCATCCACGACGACGCCCTCGTGCCCGGCTACCGGCGCCTCGTGGACGCCTGCCACCGCCACGGCGCCCTCGTGGGCGCGGAGCTGCAGTTCGCCGGGCGCGAGACCTCCGCCGCGGTCACGGGGACCCAGCCCGTGGCGCCCTCGCCCGTGCCGTGCATGACGCTGGCGGGAGGCGAGATGCCGCGCGCTCTCACGGTGGCGGAGATCGCTGCCATCGTCACCGACTTCGCGGCGGCGGCCCGGCGCGCGGTGGCCGCCGGCTTCGACGCCATCGAGGTACACGGCGCCCACGGCTATCTCATCGGCCAGTTCCTCTCCCCCTATGCCAACCGTCGCGACGATGAGTATGGCGGCGACTTCGAGCGGCGGCTGCGCTTTCCGCTGGAGGTGATCGTGGCCATCCGCGAGGCGGCGGGGCCGGAGCTGCCGCTTCTCTACCGGCTCTCCGCCGAGGAGCACGTGGAGGGCGGGCTCACGCTGGCCGACCTCTGCACGATCGCGCCGCGCCTCGAGGCCGCGGGCATCGACGCGCTGGATGTCTCCTCCGGCATCTACGAATCGGCGGTGTGGATGGTGCAGCCCATGGAGATGCCGCAGGGGTGCCTGGCGCCGCTGGCCCGGGAGATCCGCCGCGCGGTGACGATTCCCGTGAGCGTCGCCGGCAGGATCAGCGACGCGCATGTCGCCGAGCGCATCCTCGACTCGGGGGACGCCGACTTCGTGACGCTGGGGCGGGCGCTCCACGCCGATCCCGAGATGCCGCGGAAGAGCCGCGAGGGGCGCGAGCGGGAGATCTGCTACTGCGTGGCCTGCCTCAAGTGCAGCGACCTGCTGGGGCAGAACCAGCCGGTCCTCTGCCTGGCCAACACGCGCACGGCCAGGGAGCGGGAGTACGCCCCGCGCCCGGCGGCGAGGCCCGAGCGCGTGGTGGTGGTGGGGGCGGGGCCCGCCGGGCTCGAGGCGGCGCGGGTGCTGGCGCTGCGCGGCCATGCGGTGACCGTGATCGAGCGCGCCGGTGAGCCCGGCGGCCAGCTGCTCCTGAGCCGGCGCGTGCCGAAGCGGGAGGAGCTGGCCGGCCTCGCCGCCTATCTCGCCGACGCGGCGCTCAGAGCGGGGGCCGAGCTCAGGCTCGGTGTGGAGGCGACGGTGGAGATCGTGCTCGCCGAGAGGCCCGATGCGGTGGTCGTGGCGACGGGGGCCAGGCCCGGCCTGCCACCGATCGCCGGGATCGTGGACAGCCCGGCCGTGGACCCCTTCGACGTGCTGCGACGCCCGGGAGGGCCTGTCCGCCGCGCGCTCGTGATCGGCGGCGGTCTCTTGGGCGTGGGAGTGGCCCATGTGCTGGCCGAGCGCGGGGCCGACGTCGTCATCACCGAGCCCGGCGGCGAGCTGGCGGCCGAGATCGGGCTCCGTCCGCGCTGGCAGCACGTGGCCAATCTCCGCGCGCGGCCCAACGTGACGGTGAGACTCGGCACCACCGTCGAGTCGCTGTCGGCCAACGGAGCTCGGCTCAGGCGGCAGGCCGAGGCGGAGACGGAGGCGCTCGAGAAGATCGACCTCGTGGTGCCGGCGCGCCCGATGCTCCCGGTCACCGCGCTCGGGGACGCGCTGAAGGCCCTCCCCGCCGGGCCGGCCGTCTTCGACATCGGCGACTGCGTCCTGCCGCGCACGGCCTTCGAGGCCATGCAGGAAGGCGCCGCCCTCGGCCACCGGCTCTGA
- a CDS encoding cupin domain-containing protein: MRMEEAFWELPPKHFQAFSKMLVHPTTAATKHFDFRISSYQPRGYAEVHVHEVAENLYYILQGKGIVELDGIKHLVEPHMVIHIPPGVSHGIFNTGIEDLVFLVVASPPYDMPAVEQTGGRATPER; encoded by the coding sequence ATGCGGATGGAGGAGGCGTTCTGGGAATTGCCGCCCAAGCACTTCCAGGCCTTCTCGAAGATGCTCGTGCATCCGACCACGGCCGCCACGAAGCACTTCGACTTCCGCATCTCCTCCTATCAGCCGCGCGGCTATGCCGAGGTGCACGTCCACGAGGTGGCCGAGAACCTCTACTACATCCTCCAGGGCAAGGGCATCGTGGAGCTGGACGGCATCAAGCACCTCGTGGAGCCCCACATGGTCATCCACATCCCGCCCGGCGTCAGCCACGGCATCTTCAACACGGGCATCGAGGACCTCGTCTTCCTCGTGGTGGCCTCGCCCCCCTACGACATGCCGGCAGTCGAGCAAACCGGCGGCCGCGCCACGCCCGAGCGCTGA
- a CDS encoding thiamine pyrophosphate-binding protein, which translates to MPMRNGGELIVEYLVREKVPYVFGLCGHGNVGLLDALYDRTDAIHTISTRHEQTAGHMADAYYRVAHRPVATLTSCGPGSCNIPIALACAFMDSSAFLAITANVPTSQFNRAPFQETYRHFQADFPSVIRPYVKRSWQPTRADMLPTALRQAFATMLSGRPGPVNLDVPFNVFKEPAEGEVPDPGDWRQGISSRSGGDPESVRQAVDLLRGARRPLIFVGHGVALSEAGEELTRLARGLRIPVIFSPNAFGTLDMQDPLALGFVGRNGAFQANEAARTSDVLLAVGVRFDDRSSSSWIPGYSFNIPPTRLIHVDVDPQEIGRNYPVHLGIVGDARTVLRQMLAASEAPGPAPAGREAWLGDIAGWRRRWEEFVRPGGESDAVPIHPQRVVQALRAVAPDDAIILPDSGVHHNWVVQFWKARRPQTVLNTWGFSAMGFGVAGVLGARLAAPDRPCVAVCGDGGFMMRPDVLATAVEYDIPAVWLIWNNFAYGAIRDIQTGLFAKREIATSFVRERDGRLVNPDFVALARACGVEGIRVEQAVDLAPAIEHAIGAGTPFVLDVHVDRDIRPPAVGTWALPPLPHGEPAFGARRLPEEETR; encoded by the coding sequence ATCCCGATGCGCAACGGCGGCGAGCTGATCGTCGAGTACCTGGTCCGCGAGAAGGTCCCCTACGTCTTCGGCCTCTGCGGCCATGGCAATGTCGGGCTCCTCGACGCCCTCTACGACCGCACCGACGCCATCCACACCATCTCGACGCGCCACGAGCAGACCGCGGGCCACATGGCGGATGCCTATTACCGGGTGGCCCATCGCCCGGTGGCGACGCTCACCTCCTGCGGCCCCGGCTCCTGCAACATTCCCATCGCACTGGCCTGCGCCTTCATGGACTCCTCCGCCTTCCTGGCCATCACGGCCAATGTCCCCACCTCCCAGTTCAACCGCGCGCCCTTCCAGGAGACGTACCGGCACTTCCAGGCCGACTTCCCCTCGGTGATCCGCCCGTACGTGAAGCGCTCGTGGCAGCCCACGCGGGCTGACATGCTTCCCACGGCGCTGCGCCAGGCCTTCGCGACCATGCTCTCGGGCCGGCCCGGCCCCGTGAACCTGGACGTGCCGTTCAACGTGTTCAAGGAGCCGGCCGAGGGCGAGGTGCCCGACCCGGGCGACTGGCGCCAGGGGATCTCCTCACGGAGCGGGGGCGATCCCGAGTCGGTCCGGCAGGCGGTGGATCTTCTGCGCGGCGCGCGGCGCCCGCTCATCTTCGTGGGGCATGGCGTGGCGCTCTCCGAGGCGGGCGAGGAGCTGACACGTCTGGCGCGCGGCCTGCGGATCCCGGTGATCTTCTCGCCCAATGCCTTTGGCACTCTCGACATGCAGGACCCGCTGGCGCTGGGCTTCGTGGGCAGGAACGGCGCCTTCCAGGCCAACGAGGCGGCGCGCACCTCGGACGTGCTTCTCGCCGTCGGCGTCCGCTTCGACGACCGCTCCTCCTCCTCCTGGATCCCTGGCTACTCCTTCAACATCCCCCCCACCCGCCTCATCCACGTGGACGTGGACCCGCAGGAGATCGGGCGCAACTATCCCGTGCATCTCGGCATCGTCGGTGACGCCCGCACCGTGCTGCGCCAGATGCTCGCCGCCTCGGAGGCGCCGGGCCCGGCGCCCGCGGGGCGGGAGGCGTGGCTCGGGGACATCGCGGGCTGGCGCCGGAGGTGGGAGGAGTTCGTGCGGCCGGGCGGGGAGTCGGACGCAGTCCCCATTCACCCGCAGCGCGTGGTCCAGGCGCTCCGCGCCGTGGCGCCCGACGACGCCATCATCCTTCCCGACTCGGGCGTTCACCACAACTGGGTGGTCCAGTTCTGGAAGGCGCGCCGCCCGCAAACCGTGCTCAACACCTGGGGCTTCTCCGCCATGGGATTCGGCGTGGCGGGCGTGCTCGGTGCCAGGCTGGCCGCTCCCGACAGGCCCTGCGTGGCTGTCTGCGGCGACGGCGGCTTCATGATGCGCCCCGACGTGCTGGCCACGGCCGTCGAGTACGACATCCCCGCCGTGTGGCTCATCTGGAACAACTTCGCCTACGGCGCCATCCGCGACATCCAGACGGGGCTCTTCGCCAAGCGCGAGATCGCCACCTCCTTCGTCCGGGAGCGCGACGGGCGCCTCGTGAACCCGGACTTCGTGGCGCTGGCGCGCGCCTGCGGCGTCGAGGGCATCCGCGTCGAGCAGGCCGTGGACCTCGCCCCGGCCATCGAGCACGCGATCGGCGCCGGCACCCCCTTCGTGCTGGACGTCCACGTGGACCGCGACATCAGACCGCCGGCAGTGGGCACCTGGGCCTTGCCGCCCCTGCCCCATGGCGAGCCCGCCTTCGGCGCCCGCCGGCTCCCCGAGGAGGAGACCCGATGA
- a CDS encoding DUF364 domain-containing protein, with protein MGVIEAWLADLRDVLHDETATVADVRIGVFYTAAALGTGEAGAALTPRDQADTVCCPRSAAAAPQAGRLAGQDAWALAREATDRNSLRRAVGVAVLNALSARALARAGVPGGALLPGVDALQAAGVRPEDRVAMVGAFVPFIKALKGRVAELWVVDRHRDALKGDELPFWKSPEQALQVLGDASVVVITGSALVEGGLDSLLAASCGARRVVMAGPTASAWPRPFFERGVHVLGGIRVRDGRALLQVVSEGGSGYFFDNVAEKVCIVREGEALDIARRSAA; from the coding sequence ATGGGCGTGATCGAGGCGTGGCTGGCTGACCTGAGAGACGTGCTCCACGACGAGACCGCCACCGTGGCCGATGTGCGGATCGGCGTCTTCTACACCGCGGCGGCGCTGGGGACGGGCGAGGCGGGCGCGGCCCTCACCCCGCGCGATCAGGCCGACACCGTCTGCTGCCCGCGGTCGGCCGCGGCGGCGCCCCAGGCCGGCCGGCTGGCGGGGCAGGATGCCTGGGCGCTGGCCCGCGAGGCGACGGACCGGAACTCGCTCCGGCGGGCCGTGGGCGTGGCCGTGCTCAACGCACTGTCGGCGCGCGCCCTGGCCCGTGCGGGGGTGCCCGGCGGCGCGCTCCTGCCCGGGGTGGACGCGCTCCAGGCCGCCGGCGTCCGCCCCGAGGACCGCGTGGCGATGGTCGGCGCCTTCGTGCCCTTCATCAAGGCGCTCAAGGGGCGCGTGGCGGAGCTGTGGGTGGTGGACAGGCACCGCGACGCGCTCAAGGGGGATGAGCTGCCCTTCTGGAAGTCTCCCGAGCAGGCGCTCCAGGTGCTCGGCGACGCCAGCGTGGTGGTCATCACCGGCTCGGCCCTGGTGGAAGGTGGCCTCGACTCGCTCCTGGCGGCCTCGTGCGGCGCCCGCAGGGTGGTGATGGCGGGACCGACGGCCTCGGCCTGGCCGCGGCCCTTCTTCGAGCGTGGCGTGCACGTGCTGGGCGGGATCCGCGTGCGGGACGGCCGCGCGCTGCTCCAGGTGGTGAGCGAGGGCGGCTCGGGCTACTTCTTCGACAACGTGGCCGAGAAGGTCTGCATCGTCCGGGAGGGGGAGGCGCTCGACATCGCCCGCCGGTCCGCGGCCTGA
- a CDS encoding metal-dependent hydrolase, with translation MCQIVPDYLGRRVAPPEERLSGLGRRDFLKLAGAATVALAAAPAWAQSAKVEVQWLGQSATKLTSLTGKVIIIDPFLTKNPKTPAAHKNLDALGKVDAILVTHGHGDHTGDVAELAKRTGAKIYGPAGLIATMTDLGWVPPDQGVRFGKGGRVNPMGPQISITQVRAEHSSEVTVSDPTTKKTTTYPGGEPCGFVIELENGFKLYHMGDTGLFGDMRLIGEYYKPDLIMIPIGGHFVMDPRDAAYATREMLKPRYAIPFHYGTFPVLRGTPQEYQAALGPGGTQVFPISPGDKLTF, from the coding sequence ATGTGCCAGATCGTTCCTGACTACCTCGGCCGCCGCGTCGCCCCGCCCGAGGAGCGCCTCTCCGGCCTCGGCCGCCGCGACTTTCTCAAGCTCGCCGGCGCGGCGACCGTGGCCCTGGCCGCGGCGCCCGCCTGGGCCCAGAGCGCCAAGGTCGAGGTCCAGTGGCTCGGTCAGTCGGCGACCAAGCTCACCTCGCTCACCGGCAAGGTCATCATCATCGACCCGTTCCTCACCAAGAACCCGAAGACGCCTGCAGCGCACAAGAACCTGGACGCCCTCGGCAAGGTGGACGCGATCCTCGTCACCCACGGTCACGGCGACCATACGGGTGACGTCGCGGAGCTGGCCAAGCGCACCGGCGCCAAGATCTATGGCCCCGCCGGGCTCATCGCCACGATGACCGACCTCGGCTGGGTGCCGCCCGACCAGGGCGTGCGCTTCGGCAAGGGAGGCCGGGTTAACCCGATGGGTCCCCAGATCAGCATCACCCAGGTGCGCGCGGAGCATTCCTCCGAGGTGACGGTGAGCGACCCCACGACGAAGAAGACCACCACCTACCCCGGCGGCGAGCCCTGCGGCTTCGTCATCGAGCTCGAGAACGGCTTCAAGCTCTACCACATGGGCGACACGGGGCTGTTCGGCGACATGCGGCTGATCGGGGAATACTACAAGCCGGACCTCATCATGATCCCCATCGGCGGGCACTTCGTCATGGACCCGCGCGACGCCGCCTACGCGACTCGCGAGATGCTCAAGCCCCGCTACGCGATCCCCTTCCATTACGGCACGTTCCCGGTGCTGCGGGGCACTCCGCAGGAGTACCAGGCCGCCCTCGGTCCCGGCGGGACCCAGGTGTTCCCGATCAGCCCGGGCGACAAGCTCACCTTCTAG
- a CDS encoding acyl-CoA dehydrogenase family protein, protein MDRSQHGRALLARWEAAKPTNFYEDDRYLRMALRRRLGPARLAAVEPALRQAGADSAGVVSRASTELDRPEHLPRLEGWSSIGERSVDVVFHPAHHEVGRRVWRSGILAALGEPGNMTLHAALTYLFALNGEVPHLCSVACTAGLIKAIQRSGTDWMKREWLPRLLDRDYDRRWHASQMLTEVQGGSDVGANACVARRVPGEDGVWHISGEKWFCSNLGADLYALSARPEGAPEGTPGIGLFVVPRRLPDGRPNGILIRRLKNKLGTRTLPTGEIDFQDARAHQLGRLEEGFKLLMGIVINTSRLEVGIDASGIMRRAWVEAWHYARLREAFGQRLVDFPAVRQQLAEMRVLATAGLASTLFAAATEDRLALAGTHPEEDALYRTAVNVNKYACSIDAGLVVHHAIEILGGNGTIEDFSPLPRLYREVPVQESWEGPHNTLMSQVLRDSVRAKMHHALLRHTQELLLGVEAPALVATRDRALTALDDARGAMDGLLRADQQEAAYHVRGLVTRIARIVQVALLLEDAQHAGEGEGAGWLAAAAQFLLNRSVVPGYDPREDPGYPGLIRQILED, encoded by the coding sequence ATGGACCGAAGCCAGCACGGCCGCGCGCTGCTCGCCCGGTGGGAAGCGGCCAAGCCCACCAACTTCTACGAGGACGATCGCTATCTCCGGATGGCGCTGCGCCGCCGGCTCGGGCCGGCCCGGCTGGCGGCGGTGGAGCCGGCGCTCCGGCAGGCCGGCGCCGACTCGGCGGGCGTCGTGAGCCGAGCCTCGACGGAGCTGGACCGGCCCGAGCATCTGCCGAGGCTCGAGGGCTGGAGCAGCATCGGCGAGCGCTCGGTCGACGTCGTCTTCCACCCCGCGCATCACGAGGTGGGCCGGCGTGTCTGGCGCTCGGGCATCCTGGCGGCGCTGGGAGAGCCGGGGAACATGACGCTCCACGCGGCCCTCACCTATCTCTTCGCGTTGAACGGCGAGGTTCCCCACCTCTGCTCGGTGGCCTGCACCGCCGGGCTCATCAAGGCCATCCAGCGCAGCGGCACCGACTGGATGAAGCGCGAGTGGCTCCCGCGCCTCCTCGACCGCGACTACGACCGGCGCTGGCACGCCTCGCAGATGCTCACCGAGGTCCAGGGCGGCTCGGACGTGGGTGCCAACGCCTGCGTCGCGCGCCGCGTGCCGGGCGAGGACGGGGTGTGGCACATCAGCGGGGAGAAGTGGTTCTGCTCCAACCTGGGCGCCGATCTCTACGCGCTGAGCGCCAGACCCGAGGGGGCGCCCGAGGGCACGCCGGGCATCGGGCTGTTCGTGGTGCCGCGGCGCCTTCCGGACGGTCGGCCCAACGGGATCCTGATCCGCCGGCTCAAGAACAAGCTGGGCACACGGACCTTGCCCACGGGCGAGATCGACTTCCAGGACGCCCGCGCCCATCAGCTCGGCCGGCTCGAGGAGGGCTTCAAGCTCCTGATGGGCATCGTCATCAACACCTCGCGCCTGGAGGTGGGCATCGACGCCTCCGGGATCATGCGCCGGGCGTGGGTCGAGGCATGGCACTACGCGCGGCTGCGCGAGGCGTTCGGCCAGCGGCTCGTGGACTTCCCCGCCGTGCGCCAGCAGCTGGCCGAGATGCGGGTGCTCGCCACGGCCGGGCTCGCCAGCACCCTCTTCGCGGCCGCCACGGAGGACCGGCTCGCGCTCGCCGGGACGCACCCGGAGGAGGACGCGCTCTACCGCACGGCGGTGAACGTCAACAAGTACGCCTGCTCCATCGACGCCGGGCTCGTGGTCCACCATGCCATCGAGATCCTGGGCGGCAACGGCACCATCGAGGACTTCAGCCCGCTGCCGCGGCTCTACCGGGAGGTGCCGGTGCAGGAGTCCTGGGAAGGGCCGCACAACACGCTGATGTCGCAGGTCCTGCGGGACTCGGTCCGCGCGAAGATGCACCACGCGCTCCTGCGCCACACCCAGGAGCTGCTCCTGGGCGTGGAGGCTCCCGCGCTGGTCGCGACGCGCGATCGCGCGCTCACGGCGCTCGACGACGCCCGGGGCGCGATGGACGGCTTGCTGCGGGCAGACCAGCAGGAGGCGGCCTATCACGTGCGCGGGCTCGTCACCCGCATCGCGCGCATCGTCCAGGTGGCGCTCCTCCTCGAGGATGCTCAGCACGCCGGCGAGGGCGAGGGGGCCGGCTGGCTTGCGGCCGCGGCCCAGTTCCTCCTCAACCGCTCCGTGGTGCCAGGCTATGACCCGCGCGAGGACCCGGGCTATCCAGGGCTGATCCGCCAGATCCTCGAGGACTGA
- a CDS encoding aminopeptidase P family protein, whose translation MKYNVKEARSRWGTMAKDYELGIDFHRLRQERCQRAQAAVKAAGLGAVLCFDMDNIRYITSTNIGEAFRDFLDHYCVLAREGKPYLFDPAVPAKRIACPWMEDRMAAPITALKGALPPAANLQQEFARQIKRVLTDYGVAKEPLGIDICEIPMLRALEKEGITVVDGTQAMLDAREIKTADEIELMKQAASLGDAVHDRCVRAIRPGVKESDLVAMATFEFLRLGADRVPLIQAVTGPRGRPHPHTPSDRLIQAGDMVFYDPVVQFMGYKTCYYRTFICGKPNRYQEEAYETASVWLSRALDVFKPGITTADVAAVWPKAEEFGYRNEAEAFLLQYSHGLGLGSWERPIISRRFSFDHPQTIKEGMVFAVETWCGAADGSGAARIEEEIVVTENGCELITNFPSDHLISCGIPGCEVYVG comes from the coding sequence ATGAAATACAACGTCAAGGAAGCGAGATCTCGATGGGGCACGATGGCGAAGGACTACGAGCTCGGGATCGATTTCCACCGTCTACGGCAGGAGCGGTGTCAGCGGGCCCAGGCGGCCGTGAAGGCGGCGGGGCTGGGCGCCGTCCTGTGTTTCGACATGGACAACATCCGGTACATCACGAGCACGAACATCGGGGAGGCGTTCCGGGACTTCCTGGACCACTACTGCGTCCTGGCCAGGGAGGGCAAGCCCTATCTCTTCGACCCGGCGGTGCCCGCGAAGCGGATCGCCTGTCCCTGGATGGAAGACCGGATGGCGGCCCCGATCACTGCGCTCAAGGGCGCCCTGCCCCCCGCCGCCAACCTTCAGCAGGAGTTCGCCAGACAGATCAAGCGGGTGCTGACGGACTACGGCGTGGCGAAGGAGCCGCTGGGGATCGATATCTGCGAGATCCCCATGCTGCGAGCCCTCGAGAAGGAGGGGATCACGGTCGTGGACGGCACGCAGGCGATGCTGGACGCCCGGGAGATCAAGACGGCCGATGAGATCGAGCTCATGAAGCAGGCCGCATCCCTGGGCGACGCGGTACACGACCGCTGTGTCCGGGCCATCCGCCCCGGAGTCAAGGAGAGCGACCTCGTCGCCATGGCGACCTTCGAGTTCCTCCGGCTGGGGGCGGATCGCGTGCCGCTCATCCAGGCGGTCACGGGACCCCGGGGACGGCCCCACCCGCATACCCCCTCGGACCGGCTGATCCAGGCGGGAGACATGGTGTTCTATGATCCCGTCGTCCAGTTCATGGGATACAAGACCTGCTACTACCGCACGTTCATCTGCGGCAAGCCCAACCGGTATCAGGAAGAGGCCTACGAGACGGCCTCTGTCTGGCTGAGCCGGGCCCTCGACGTCTTCAAGCCCGGGATCACCACGGCGGACGTGGCGGCCGTCTGGCCCAAGGCGGAGGAGTTCGGCTACCGGAACGAGGCCGAGGCGTTCCTGCTACAGTACTCTCACGGGCTCGGGCTGGGGTCCTGGGAGCGTCCGATCATCTCGCGCCGGTTCTCCTTCGACCATCCCCAGACGATCAAGGAGGGGATGGTCTTTGCCGTGGAGACGTGGTGCGGCGCCGCCGACGGCTCGGGCGCCGCGAGGATCGAGGAGGAGATCGTGGTGACCGAGAACGGCTGCGAGCTCATCACCAACTTCCCCAGCGATCACCTCATCTCCTGCGGCATTCCCGGCTGCGAGGTGTACGTGGGGTAG